The Arachis hypogaea cultivar Tifrunner chromosome 14, arahy.Tifrunner.gnm2.J5K5, whole genome shotgun sequence genome has a segment encoding these proteins:
- the LOC140178691 gene encoding uncharacterized protein → MGRDRTVGQYTVGKLPKVHVEASGLGVKQKFSSVEHPQSNGQVEAANKIILQGLKKQLDQKKGSWVDELASVFWSYRTTPQSSTGEMPFPLTYGVDVVIPVEIGKPNPRLLLGGVEEAVEKDLIDEAREKAHLLEAALKQRVALRYNGRVLNRNFEQGDLVLRCNDIRLPTPREGKLAANWEGPYRMREALGKGAYRLERLDGHKIPRT, encoded by the exons ATGGGTCGAGACAGAACTGTTGGCCAATATACCGTCGGCAAATTGCcaaaagttcatgtggaggcaagtg GGCTGGGAGTTAAGCAAAAGTTctcctcagtcgagcacccacagaGCAACGGCCAGGTGGAAGCTGCGAACAAGATCATCCTCCAAGGGTTAAAGAAGCAGCTAGACCAGAAGAAGGGTTCCTGGGTAGACGAGCTTGCCTCAGTCTTTTGGTCCTACAGGACTACACCACAATCCTCCACTGGAGAAATGCCTTTTCCGCTCACTTACGGTGTCGATGTAGTAATTCCTGTAGAGATCGGGAAACCCAACCCGAGGTTACTCCTTGGTGGTGTTGAAGAAGCAGTGGAAAAAGACTTGATTGATGAGGCAAGAGAGAAAGCCCACTTGTTAGAGGCTGCTTTGAAGCAAAGAGTAGCTCTGAGGTACAACGGCAGGGTGCTGAACAGAAACTTTGAACAAGGTGACTTAGTGCTGCGGTGCAACGACATCAGGTTGCCAACACCAAGGGAAGGCAAGCTGGCAGCAAATTGGGAAGGCCCATATAGGATGAGGGAAGCCCTCGGCAAGGGAGCATACAGACTAGAGCGGCTCGACGGTCACAAGATACCGAGAACCTAG